One genomic segment of Acinetobacter sp. C26M includes these proteins:
- a CDS encoding preprotein translocase subunit SecA, which produces MTQQDSGKNSKYNYVNPSSKFFKLFLVYDIFMVFIIVFNLFCLGMNFFLMSNIGAWFFNTIHLTNVLDFYRTYLHPWVITTEAWFIIFLIAELSIRWFLSIVQKHHARWWFFPFIHWYEIVAIIPHFRFLRLFRAGIIAYRLHELGYKVVPDGIRIKAIFYYRVIMEELSDRVVITVIDGIRHELETSSSHKKIIHDLVDHHRQLFTVTLASMLQESLASALQQQQPLITQKVGVIVNQAIEDTPELTQLLRLIPIVGGRIEQQIQSIGQRLGENISAGLIEPFTAGSAQRPNENYQYIAEKVSELNIDNQYLEELVESVVFESLEAIRKQVKVKQWQQTLQEYDQLDKKAE; this is translated from the coding sequence ATGACCCAGCAGGACTCAGGAAAAAACTCTAAATATAACTATGTCAATCCGAGCAGCAAGTTCTTCAAGCTGTTCTTAGTCTATGACATTTTCATGGTGTTTATTATTGTTTTTAATTTGTTCTGCTTAGGCATGAACTTTTTCTTGATGAGTAATATTGGTGCATGGTTTTTTAATACCATTCACCTCACGAATGTGCTTGATTTCTATCGTACTTATTTACACCCTTGGGTCATCACTACCGAAGCTTGGTTTATCATCTTTTTGATTGCTGAACTATCAATTCGCTGGTTTCTCTCTATTGTACAAAAGCATCATGCGCGCTGGTGGTTCTTTCCGTTTATCCACTGGTACGAAATTGTGGCAATTATTCCGCATTTCCGATTTCTGCGTTTATTCCGTGCAGGCATCATTGCGTATCGTTTACATGAGCTTGGTTATAAAGTCGTACCCGATGGCATTCGTATTAAAGCGATTTTCTATTATCGTGTAATTATGGAAGAACTTTCTGATCGTGTGGTCATTACAGTCATTGATGGTATACGACATGAACTTGAGACCAGTTCAAGCCATAAAAAAATTATTCATGATTTAGTCGATCACCATCGCCAACTTTTTACCGTAACCTTGGCATCGATGTTGCAAGAATCTCTTGCAAGTGCTTTGCAACAGCAGCAGCCTTTGATTACGCAAAAAGTAGGTGTCATTGTCAATCAAGCCATTGAAGACACTCCAGAGCTAACCCAATTGCTCAGACTCATCCCAATTGTTGGTGGGCGAATCGAACAGCAGATACAAAGTATTGGACAACGCTTAGGCGAAAATATTAGTGCTGGTTTGATTGAACCGTTTACAGCAGGCTCAGCACAACGGCCCAATGAAAACTACCAATACATTGCGGAAAAAGTAAGTGAATTAAACATCGACAATCAATACCTAGAAGAATTGGTTGAATCAGTGGTATTTGAAAGCCTTGAAGCAATTCGAAAACAAGTCAAAGTGAAGCAATGGCAGCAAACTTTGCAAGAATATGATCAATTGGATAAAAAAGCAGAATGA
- a CDS encoding acyltransferase has product MATANKKASLLQKVSKGLTVSSVITGSTFFHGPPVLALGLTKLFKQSAKVDETNIQITNSWLGVNNWLIDNVLPNLQWDISIDEQLDLNLQGRYLMMCNHQSWVDTTVNQYFGLTRMPLTRFFTKWELIFIPFVGQAFKILGFPMMKRHSKEQIAKNPELKSRDMLEARKACEQLLSQPFTLLNYLEGTRFTPEKHAAQQSPFQNLLKPKAGGLALALSILGDQIDALVDMTIVYPDGAPGYGEFWLGDVSRIAVDLRKIEIPDWVLGGNYEDDPIYRERFQKWVDQIWTEKDQLISQMKSKYHQ; this is encoded by the coding sequence ATGGCTACCGCTAATAAAAAAGCATCCCTATTGCAAAAAGTCAGTAAAGGATTAACCGTTAGTTCAGTGATTACTGGCAGTACCTTTTTTCATGGTCCGCCCGTCCTTGCACTCGGTCTCACCAAATTATTTAAACAATCTGCAAAAGTAGATGAAACAAATATTCAAATTACCAACAGTTGGTTAGGGGTAAACAACTGGTTGATTGACAATGTTCTGCCAAATTTACAATGGGACATCAGTATTGATGAACAACTCGACCTGAATTTACAGGGACGATATCTGATGATGTGTAACCATCAAAGCTGGGTTGATACCACTGTGAATCAGTATTTTGGTTTGACTCGTATGCCACTCACTCGCTTCTTTACTAAATGGGAACTTATTTTTATTCCTTTTGTGGGGCAAGCTTTCAAAATATTGGGCTTCCCAATGATGAAGCGACATAGCAAAGAGCAAATTGCAAAAAATCCAGAACTAAAATCACGCGACATGCTCGAAGCGCGTAAAGCCTGTGAACAATTACTCAGTCAACCTTTTACTTTATTAAATTATTTAGAAGGCACTCGCTTTACTCCTGAAAAACATGCTGCACAGCAGTCCCCTTTTCAAAATTTACTCAAACCCAAAGCTGGTGGTTTAGCCTTGGCGCTCAGTATTCTGGGTGATCAAATTGATGCATTGGTCGATATGACCATTGTGTACCCTGATGGTGCACCCGGTTATGGCGAATTTTGGTTAGGTGATGTATCACGTATTGCTGTTGATTTACGTAAAATAGAGATTCCAGATTGGGTGCTCGGTGGCAATTATGAAGATGATCCAATTTATCGTGAACGTTTTCAAAAGTGGGTCGATCAAATCTGGACTGAAAAAGACCAACTGATTTCACAAATGAAATCCAAGTATCATCAATAA
- a CDS encoding OmpA family protein, with translation MRALVISTLVGAGLVLSGCQTTGNNIGGVEYDKAALGALIGAAAGYGVSKGNANTSKQNNRAAAIGAILGSAGGLYLDNKEKKLREQMAGTGVEVGRNPDGSVQLIMPGSITFDTNKSNIKPNFYGTLNKVAQTLGEDNKSAILVTGYTDNTGNDSINIPLSQARAQSVKNYLAGQGISGSRIDAQGLGSANPIASNTTAAGKEQNRRVEISIYAKQ, from the coding sequence ATGCGTGCATTAGTAATTTCAACACTCGTAGGGGCTGGATTGGTACTTTCTGGTTGCCAAACGACTGGTAATAACATCGGTGGCGTAGAATACGATAAAGCAGCTTTAGGTGCATTAATCGGTGCTGCTGCAGGTTATGGTGTTTCTAAGGGTAACGCAAATACAAGTAAGCAAAACAACCGTGCTGCGGCAATTGGTGCAATTCTTGGTAGTGCTGGTGGTTTGTATCTCGATAATAAAGAGAAAAAATTACGTGAACAAATGGCGGGTACTGGTGTAGAAGTAGGCCGTAACCCAGATGGTTCTGTACAATTAATCATGCCTGGTAGCATTACGTTTGATACCAACAAATCAAACATCAAACCTAACTTCTACGGTACTTTAAACAAAGTAGCGCAAACTTTAGGTGAAGATAACAAGAGTGCGATCCTTGTAACGGGTTATACAGATAACACGGGTAATGATTCAATCAACATCCCATTATCTCAAGCACGTGCGCAATCAGTTAAAAACTACTTAGCTGGTCAGGGCATTTCTGGTAGCCGTATTGATGCGCAAGGTTTAGGTTCAGCGAACCCAATCGCTTCAAACACAACTGCTGCTGGTAAAGAGCAAAACCGCCGTGTAGAAATCAGCATTTATGCTAAACAGTAA
- the rep gene encoding DNA helicase Rep, which produces MSSASQLNDKQLEAMKYVQGPLLVLAGAGSGKTSVITRKVAFLVQQCGIPAYRITAMTFTNKAAREMKERVGKLLSREEAKGLSVSTFHTFGLNLLRLELKHLPLKNNFSILDADDCKRILMDLMQRDNLSGAESKELLAKAMKKISDWKNDLIVPEQAHSTCETVEDVQFAHLYQLYERNLRAYNAVDFDDLIVMPTRLLQENAEVRDKWQNRVRYLLVDEYQDTNTAQYTLVKLLVGVMGQFTAVGDDDQSIYAWRGAKPENMALLKDDFHNLKVIKLEQNYRSTSRILKAANAVIENNPHIFDKKLWSDKGHGETIRVITCLNDDDEAERVVKDLITHKLMNGKNWKDYAVLYRGNFQARVIETQLRQMQIPYKLSGGQSFFARAEIKDVMSYLRLIINPEDDSAFLRIINTPKRAIGPVTLEKLGLFAQENTLSLLTASSDQRLSMVLPKKAATQLHEFADFIATFTRELLDDDEPMPKVRQMINEAGYIDYIREQAATPAQEKTKLDSIESLYSSIQNLLNRTDDVDEKNIESVIRKLVLLDMLEQQQEEEDTDKVNLLTLHAAKGLEFPYVYMIGLEEELLPHKNSIASETIEEERRLMYVGITRARQGLTLTLAEQRKNGGQMRQMTPSRFLDEMPQDDLEWHGRKKKLAPNVDPKEQAQQYLANLKALLKR; this is translated from the coding sequence ATGTCATCTGCCAGTCAACTTAATGACAAACAACTTGAGGCCATGAAATATGTTCAGGGGCCATTGTTGGTACTTGCAGGTGCAGGTTCAGGTAAAACCTCTGTAATTACCCGAAAAGTTGCTTTTTTGGTACAGCAGTGTGGAATTCCTGCCTATCGTATTACTGCGATGACCTTTACCAATAAAGCTGCGCGTGAAATGAAAGAGCGTGTCGGAAAACTGCTCTCACGTGAAGAAGCAAAAGGACTTTCGGTTTCGACTTTCCATACCTTTGGTTTAAATTTACTCCGTTTAGAATTAAAACATCTGCCGCTTAAAAACAATTTCTCAATTTTAGATGCTGATGACTGCAAACGAATTTTGATGGATTTGATGCAGCGTGACAATTTGTCGGGTGCAGAGAGTAAAGAACTGCTTGCTAAGGCAATGAAGAAAATTTCAGATTGGAAAAATGATCTGATCGTACCTGAACAAGCACACTCAACTTGTGAAACGGTTGAGGATGTCCAATTCGCGCATCTTTATCAGCTCTACGAGCGCAATTTACGTGCTTATAACGCCGTTGATTTTGATGATTTGATCGTAATGCCAACACGTTTACTTCAGGAAAATGCTGAAGTCCGTGATAAATGGCAGAACCGTGTTCGCTATTTATTGGTGGATGAATATCAAGATACCAACACCGCCCAATATACGCTTGTTAAGCTTTTGGTTGGAGTGATGGGGCAGTTTACTGCTGTAGGTGATGATGACCAATCCATTTATGCTTGGCGTGGTGCAAAGCCTGAAAACATGGCTTTATTGAAAGATGATTTCCATAATCTCAAAGTAATCAAGCTGGAGCAGAACTATCGTTCAACCAGCCGTATCTTAAAAGCTGCCAATGCCGTGATTGAAAATAATCCACATATTTTCGATAAAAAATTGTGGAGTGATAAAGGTCACGGTGAAACCATTCGTGTCATCACCTGTTTAAATGATGATGATGAAGCAGAACGTGTGGTGAAAGACTTGATCACACATAAGCTGATGAATGGTAAGAACTGGAAAGATTATGCAGTGCTGTATCGCGGTAACTTTCAGGCCCGTGTGATTGAAACCCAACTGCGTCAGATGCAAATTCCGTATAAATTATCGGGTGGTCAATCCTTCTTCGCACGCGCTGAGATTAAGGATGTGATGAGCTATTTACGTCTTATCATTAACCCTGAAGATGACAGCGCATTCTTACGTATTATTAATACCCCAAAGCGTGCTATTGGTCCTGTGACTTTAGAAAAATTAGGTTTATTTGCACAGGAAAATACGCTGTCTTTGCTGACTGCATCTTCAGATCAACGCTTAAGTATGGTATTGCCGAAAAAAGCTGCGACTCAATTACATGAGTTTGCTGATTTCATCGCGACATTTACACGTGAGCTTTTAGACGATGATGAGCCGATGCCAAAGGTTCGTCAGATGATCAACGAAGCAGGCTATATCGATTATATTCGTGAACAGGCTGCGACACCTGCACAAGAGAAGACCAAACTCGACAGTATTGAAAGCTTGTATAGCAGTATTCAAAATCTATTGAATCGTACCGATGATGTAGATGAGAAAAATATTGAAAGTGTGATTCGTAAGCTGGTACTGCTGGATATGCTTGAGCAGCAGCAGGAAGAAGAAGACACTGATAAAGTGAATTTATTAACTTTGCATGCTGCGAAAGGTTTGGAGTTCCCTTATGTGTATATGATTGGCTTGGAAGAAGAGCTATTGCCACATAAGAACTCGATTGCATCAGAAACGATCGAGGAAGAACGCCGTTTGATGTATGTGGGCATTACCCGTGCTCGTCAGGGTTTGACCCTAACTTTGGCAGAGCAACGTAAAAATGGCGGGCAAATGCGTCAAATGACACCAAGTCGTTTCTTGGATGAAATGCCGCAAGATGATTTGGAATGGCATGGCCGTAAAAAGAAACTGGCACCCAATGTCGATCCAAAAGAACAAGCTCAGCAATACCTTGCCAATTTAAAAGCATTGTTGAAACGTTAA
- the dut gene encoding dUTP diphosphatase produces the protein MKVQVKVLDTRLGQEWALPSYATTGSAGLDLRACLDEAIDIAAGETVLVKTGLAIYIEDPNFAGLILPRSGLGHKHGIVLGNLVGLIDSDYQGELMVSVWNRGQNSFRLEPGERLAQYVLVPVVQAEFEQVDEFVATERGAGGFGHTGKQ, from the coding sequence ATGAAAGTTCAAGTTAAAGTATTAGATACACGTTTAGGTCAAGAGTGGGCTTTACCTTCTTATGCAACCACGGGTTCAGCTGGTTTAGATTTACGCGCATGTTTAGATGAAGCGATTGATATTGCTGCAGGTGAGACTGTTTTAGTGAAAACAGGTTTGGCGATCTATATTGAAGATCCAAATTTTGCGGGTTTAATTCTACCTCGTTCAGGCCTCGGTCATAAACATGGGATTGTATTAGGTAATTTGGTTGGTTTGATTGATTCTGATTACCAAGGCGAGTTGATGGTATCAGTTTGGAATCGTGGACAAAATAGTTTCCGTTTAGAACCAGGTGAGCGTTTAGCTCAATATGTATTGGTTCCAGTGGTTCAAGCAGAATTTGAACAAGTAGACGAATTCGTTGCGACTGAGCGTGGAGCAGGTGGTTTTGGTCATACTGGGAAACAATAA
- a CDS encoding phosphomannomutase/phosphoglucomutase, producing MNIQHTFPLSVFRAYDIRGKLSHLTPSIISSIAYALASQYKNAQQTHVVIGYDARLTSPTYANIIQKIFEKQGLQVTNIGCCSSPMMYYIARDFGGNGVMVTASHNPKSDNGIKWILKGEPPTPETIQQVGQFAQVSIPNLEDILHLKNTAHQIVPQYCLQYQDALISDIQLTRPLKVVLDGLHGSAGRCAKLVLEKLGCEVIALRCEANGHFPDHAPDPSHAEHLIKLQAAIVAEKADLGIALDGDGDRVVLLDENAHIISPDRLLSLFAQMCLQQHPHKEIVFDVKCSRMVADTVQGLEGQAKMIRTGSSFLRAYLSQSKGFAVFGGEYAGHYVFNDGRGFGYDDGLYAALRVMEYLTQTNAATMSELLATYPERYCTEDTYISTYDADPKQVLNDIEILSHRLGARLSKIDGVRLDFDDGFGIIRASNTGEYFTVRFDADNQNRLIEIRQKFVSMLQDQYPQIAQELAQA from the coding sequence GTGAATATACAACATACATTTCCTCTGAGTGTTTTCCGTGCCTATGATATTCGCGGAAAGCTAAGTCATTTAACACCAAGTATTATTAGCTCAATTGCTTACGCTTTAGCGTCACAATATAAAAATGCTCAACAAACGCATGTTGTGATTGGTTATGACGCGCGTTTAACTAGTCCTACCTATGCCAATATCATTCAAAAAATATTCGAAAAACAGGGTCTACAAGTCACCAACATTGGATGTTGTTCATCCCCGATGATGTATTACATTGCTCGTGATTTTGGTGGTAATGGGGTGATGGTCACAGCAAGTCATAATCCGAAATCGGATAATGGTATTAAATGGATTTTAAAAGGTGAGCCACCAACACCAGAAACGATTCAACAGGTGGGGCAGTTTGCACAAGTGTCTATACCTAATCTTGAAGATATTCTGCATTTGAAAAATACTGCACATCAAATTGTTCCCCAATATTGTTTGCAATATCAGGATGCCTTGATAAGTGATATTCAGTTAACACGACCATTAAAAGTCGTTCTAGATGGATTACACGGTTCAGCAGGGCGTTGCGCCAAACTGGTTTTAGAAAAACTGGGTTGTGAGGTGATTGCTTTACGCTGTGAAGCAAATGGACATTTTCCTGATCACGCACCAGACCCGTCGCATGCAGAACATTTAATAAAGTTACAAGCCGCTATTGTTGCCGAAAAAGCTGATCTTGGGATTGCATTGGATGGTGACGGCGATCGTGTCGTTTTACTCGACGAGAATGCACATATTATTAGTCCTGACCGCCTACTGTCTTTATTTGCACAGATGTGCTTACAGCAGCACCCGCATAAAGAAATTGTGTTTGATGTGAAGTGTTCGCGGATGGTGGCGGATACCGTACAGGGGTTGGAAGGTCAAGCCAAAATGATTCGTACGGGCAGTAGCTTCTTGCGTGCTTATTTATCGCAATCAAAAGGTTTTGCCGTATTTGGTGGTGAATATGCAGGTCACTATGTTTTTAATGATGGGCGTGGCTTTGGTTATGACGATGGTTTGTATGCAGCACTACGTGTGATGGAATATTTAACCCAAACCAACGCAGCGACCATGTCTGAGTTATTGGCTACTTACCCAGAACGTTATTGCACAGAAGATACCTATATCAGCACGTATGATGCCGATCCTAAGCAGGTTTTAAATGATATTGAAATTTTAAGTCATCGTTTAGGCGCCCGTTTAAGTAAAATTGATGGTGTAAGACTTGATTTTGACGATGGATTTGGCATTATTCGAGCATCAAATACTGGTGAATATTTTACCGTCCGTTTTGATGCTGATAATCAGAACCGATTAATTGAAATTCGTCAGAAGTTTGTTTCTATGTTGCAAGATCAATATCCACAAATTGCACAAGAACTCGCACAGGCCTAA
- the argB gene encoding acetylglutamate kinase translates to MPHEHIGIDKAKILIEALPYIQRFAGKTLVVKYGGNAMTDPELESSFARDIVLLKTVGLNPIVVHGGGPQVDSLLKRLGQESDRIDGMRVTDQATMEVVEMVLGGSVNKSIVNLINKHGGRAIGLTGKDGNLLRARKLLMEKQEADGSISQIDLGMVGEVTGVKTDVLEMFTQSDFIPVIAPLGVDEEGNTYNINADLVAGKVAEALGAEKLILLTNITGVLDENKNLLTGLSTQEVDRLIETGVIYGGMIPKVGCALDAVKGGVVSAHIVDGRVPHASLLEIFTDHGVGTLITNRAKH, encoded by the coding sequence ATGCCACACGAGCATATCGGCATTGATAAAGCAAAAATTTTGATCGAAGCTTTGCCGTATATCCAACGTTTTGCAGGAAAAACGCTGGTTGTAAAATATGGTGGTAATGCGATGACAGATCCTGAATTGGAAAGTTCATTTGCCCGTGACATCGTGTTGTTAAAAACAGTGGGTTTAAACCCAATCGTAGTGCATGGTGGTGGTCCACAGGTGGATTCATTGCTAAAACGCCTAGGACAAGAGTCTGATCGTATTGATGGTATGCGCGTGACTGATCAAGCGACGATGGAAGTGGTCGAGATGGTATTGGGCGGTAGTGTCAATAAATCGATCGTGAATTTGATTAATAAACACGGTGGTCGTGCCATTGGTTTAACGGGTAAAGATGGTAATTTACTGCGTGCGCGTAAATTGTTGATGGAAAAACAAGAAGCAGACGGCTCTATTTCGCAAATTGATTTGGGCATGGTGGGTGAAGTCACTGGTGTCAAAACTGATGTGCTAGAAATGTTTACCCAAAGTGATTTTATTCCAGTGATTGCACCTTTAGGTGTGGATGAGGAAGGTAATACTTATAATATCAATGCGGATCTTGTGGCTGGAAAAGTTGCAGAAGCTTTAGGCGCTGAAAAGTTGATCCTACTCACCAATATCACAGGGGTATTGGATGAAAATAAAAACTTATTAACAGGCCTAAGCACACAGGAAGTTGATCGTTTGATCGAAACAGGTGTGATTTATGGCGGTATGATTCCAAAAGTGGGTTGTGCATTAGATGCTGTTAAAGGCGGTGTTGTAAGTGCGCATATTGTTGATGGACGTGTACCGCATGCAAGCCTATTAGAGATCTTCACCGATCATGGCGTGGGTACATTGATTACCAACCGCGCCAAACATTAA